One window of the Sphaerochaeta associata genome contains the following:
- a CDS encoding alpha-glucosidase/alpha-galactosidase, with protein sequence MKITFLGAGSTVFARNVLGDCMGTEALRDAEMALYDINAKRLEESKLILQAINDTINGGRASIVVYHGREQLEAALRGAVFVVNAIQVGGYDPATITDFEIPKKYGLRQTIADTIGIGGVMRALRTIPVMEEFAKVMERVCPNALLLNYSNPMAMLTSYMLRYTDVKTVGLCHSVQICSETLLKGLGMEDKLEGRVEYIAGINHMAWLLSLHDKDGNDLYPEIKKRAAHKNATEKHDDMVRYEYIKHLGYYCTESSEHNAEYNPFFLKKGYPELVDRFNIPLDEYPRRCIRQIAEWDEEWKKIHNQGSIGHERSLEYASHIMEAVVTNSVYKINGNVLNTDLIDNLDRDACVEVPCLVDGSGVHPCKVGKLPAHLAAMNMTNVNTQLLAVEAAVSKKKEDVYHAAMLDPHTAAELSIDDIVAMCDEMIEEHGPLMEMYR encoded by the coding sequence ATGAAAATTACCTTTTTGGGAGCTGGTAGCACAGTGTTTGCACGCAATGTGCTGGGTGATTGCATGGGAACCGAAGCTCTGCGGGACGCAGAGATGGCTCTCTACGATATAAACGCGAAGAGGCTCGAGGAGTCGAAGCTGATTCTTCAGGCGATCAACGATACCATCAACGGGGGCCGCGCAAGCATTGTGGTCTATCATGGGCGTGAACAATTGGAAGCTGCCTTGCGTGGTGCCGTGTTTGTAGTCAATGCAATCCAGGTGGGGGGCTACGACCCGGCGACCATTACTGATTTTGAGATTCCTAAAAAGTACGGACTGAGGCAGACCATCGCCGATACCATCGGTATCGGGGGGGTGATGCGGGCCTTGAGGACCATCCCCGTTATGGAGGAGTTTGCCAAGGTGATGGAGAGGGTCTGCCCGAACGCACTGCTTCTCAACTACTCAAATCCCATGGCGATGCTTACCTCATACATGTTGCGTTACACCGATGTGAAAACCGTAGGGCTCTGCCACAGCGTGCAGATTTGCTCTGAGACCTTGCTCAAGGGCCTCGGTATGGAAGACAAGCTGGAAGGCAGGGTCGAGTATATTGCCGGCATAAACCACATGGCTTGGCTGTTGAGTCTGCATGACAAGGACGGCAATGACCTCTACCCGGAGATCAAGAAGAGGGCTGCGCACAAGAACGCAACTGAAAAGCACGATGACATGGTCCGCTATGAGTACATCAAGCATCTGGGATATTACTGCACCGAGTCGAGTGAACATAATGCCGAATACAATCCGTTCTTCCTCAAGAAGGGCTATCCAGAGTTGGTAGACCGGTTCAACATTCCCTTGGACGAGTATCCAAGGCGGTGCATCCGTCAGATCGCCGAGTGGGATGAGGAGTGGAAGAAAATCCACAACCAGGGCTCGATCGGCCATGAACGCTCGCTTGAGTATGCCTCCCATATCATGGAGGCGGTGGTAACCAATTCGGTGTACAAGATCAACGGCAATGTGCTCAATACTGATTTGATCGATAATCTTGACCGAGATGCGTGTGTCGAGGTTCCCTGCTTGGTGGACGGCAGCGGTGTTCACCCATGCAAGGTGGGCAAACTTCCTGCCCATCTGGCGGCGATGAACATGACCAACGTCAATACCCAGTTGCTCGCCGTCGAAGCGGCGGTAAGCAAAAAGAAAGAGGATGTCTATCATGCAGCAATGCTTGATCCTCATACGGCCGCCGAGCTTTCGATCGATGATATCGTTGCGATGTGCGACGAGATGATCGAGGAGCATGGTCCGCTGATGGAAATGTATCGATAA
- a CDS encoding AraC family transcriptional regulator — MAEEELLIKAARFVGLDGVRKSAIDLALSYCGIQQCSPLHNNGPEVRDTSFIHIVRSGKGVLKMDGREYALQAGHAFLIPSGVKAQYTADKDDPWHYMWVGFSGLMSEESMAMAGFSREHPVRSVLNEQLLLQDIEGMIETYHLTFTNELRRNGCFFHFIAHLVEDYQAQGTLAGESNQQCAQYARKAYHYIMERFSEPIKIQELARRFGVSRNYLYACFKEVYKVSPKQFLNAVRMEHASSLLLSKYLYISQVAHQVGFDDELAFSKAFKEYHHLSPTDFRKQLHAHIASMKDNP, encoded by the coding sequence ATGGCCGAAGAAGAGTTGTTGATCAAGGCTGCCAGATTTGTTGGATTGGACGGGGTGAGGAAATCCGCCATCGATCTTGCGCTGTCGTACTGCGGCATCCAGCAGTGTTCGCCGCTTCACAACAATGGGCCTGAGGTTCGTGACACCAGCTTCATCCATATTGTGAGAAGCGGAAAGGGAGTGCTGAAGATGGATGGCAGGGAGTATGCTCTGCAGGCCGGCCATGCCTTTCTGATCCCTTCCGGAGTCAAGGCTCAGTACACCGCCGACAAGGACGATCCCTGGCACTACATGTGGGTGGGCTTTTCAGGTCTTATGAGTGAAGAGAGCATGGCGATGGCCGGCTTCAGTAGAGAGCATCCTGTGCGGTCAGTACTCAATGAGCAGCTTCTTTTGCAGGATATCGAAGGCATGATCGAGACCTATCACCTCACGTTCACCAATGAATTGCGCAGAAACGGCTGTTTTTTCCACTTCATTGCACATCTGGTCGAGGATTATCAGGCACAAGGAACGCTGGCCGGTGAGAGCAACCAGCAATGTGCCCAGTATGCCCGCAAGGCCTACCATTATATAATGGAGCGCTTCAGCGAGCCGATTAAGATCCAGGAGTTGGCCCGCCGGTTCGGAGTGAGCCGCAACTACTTGTACGCTTGTTTCAAGGAGGTGTACAAGGTCTCGCCGAAGCAGTTCCTCAACGCAGTGCGCATGGAGCATGCTTCAAGTTTGCTGCTTTCAAAGTACTTGTATATATCGCAGGTTGCCCATCAGGTGGGATTTGATGATGAACTGGCTTTCTCGAAGGCCTTCAAGGAGTACCACCATCTCTCTCCCACCGATTTTCGCAAGCAGCTGCATGCTCACATTGCATCTATGAAAGACAATCCATAA
- a CDS encoding phosphotransferase enzyme family protein, producing the protein MQDIADIIGLFAIEGELEKVKANKEGHINSTFISTFKWNGNHYKYTHQKLNDAVFTRPEEVMDNIQRVTSHIQSKVAHLPDKDKRCLKLVQTKGHQWYAYDDEDNLWRTYHFIDGVNTYPFLDDRLLAYRFGEAVGTFQQHLSDFPADQLHTTIAKFHHMGNRYSQLRQAVSDNKAGRLDSVQAELKFFLENEERGMVLTNALEAGQVPLRVTHNDTKINNILFDQTSGEGVCVIDLDTVMSGTILFDTGDMLRTGSITASEDEQDLSKVKCDEKLFIQMVKGYRSVADSFLTQSERSLIAESGRATTQIMGVRFLTDYLNGDVYYHIERPSHNLDRARTQIALMQDMDRKWKDIMDCLS; encoded by the coding sequence ATGCAGGATATCGCAGACATCATAGGCCTGTTCGCCATCGAAGGCGAACTTGAGAAAGTCAAGGCAAACAAGGAAGGGCACATAAACAGCACCTTCATATCAACCTTCAAATGGAACGGGAACCATTACAAGTACACCCACCAGAAACTCAACGATGCAGTCTTCACCCGGCCCGAGGAGGTCATGGACAATATCCAGCGGGTGACAAGCCACATCCAGAGCAAGGTTGCACACCTTCCCGACAAGGACAAACGGTGCCTGAAGCTTGTACAAACCAAGGGGCATCAGTGGTATGCGTATGACGATGAGGACAACCTCTGGCGAACCTACCACTTCATCGACGGGGTGAATACCTACCCCTTCCTCGATGACCGGCTCCTTGCCTATCGCTTCGGAGAGGCCGTGGGGACCTTCCAGCAGCATCTCTCGGATTTCCCGGCCGACCAGCTGCATACCACGATTGCAAAATTCCACCACATGGGAAATCGCTACAGCCAACTCAGGCAGGCTGTCAGCGATAACAAAGCTGGAAGGCTCGACTCCGTGCAAGCCGAACTGAAATTCTTTCTAGAGAACGAAGAGCGGGGAATGGTCCTCACCAATGCCTTGGAAGCAGGACAGGTACCGCTGAGAGTGACCCACAATGACACAAAGATCAACAACATCCTTTTCGACCAGACAAGCGGCGAAGGAGTTTGTGTGATCGACCTCGATACCGTGATGAGCGGAACCATCCTCTTCGACACCGGTGACATGCTCAGAACCGGCAGCATCACGGCAAGCGAGGATGAGCAGGACCTGAGCAAGGTCAAATGCGATGAGAAGCTCTTCATCCAGATGGTCAAAGGGTACCGCTCTGTAGCGGACAGCTTTTTAACACAATCCGAGCGAAGCCTCATTGCAGAATCAGGGAGGGCGACCACCCAGATCATGGGGGTGCGCTTCCTCACCGATTATCTCAATGGTGATGTCTACTACCACATCGAGCGGCCGAGCCACAATCTCGACCGAGCCAGAACCCAGATCGCCCTGATGCAGGATATGGACCGCAAATGGAAGGACATTATGGATTGTCTTTCATAG
- a CDS encoding LacI family DNA-binding transcriptional regulator has product MESKKDLRTITRKDIAIEAGVTETIVSYVINGNRYVKEEKRRKVEEAIARLNYRPNSMARALKGKKSNHILFIADDIKGEYFGKLISEIDGLAYKEDYFITLCADHQDEDFVNRIYSKFFDGIVIGSASFPLHNIQRLIDAGIPIVLLEIRDYSSIQGVYGLINTGLYEGSRRVVRTLYERGRRKLLFLDRVSTSGNWSSMDDWRLKGFTDQCNVYRLEPVVVSGCRTEDELSAKVIDLLASGYVPDGIFGRNDPIALVGMQACQKMGFNVPDDISVIGFDNTRLCRFSSPTLSSVEIEQSEIARWVMDMMMSLIDNRSSFEKRLEVYLDTKLVMRESV; this is encoded by the coding sequence ATGGAAAGCAAAAAGGACCTTCGAACCATAACGCGCAAGGACATCGCCATCGAGGCAGGGGTGACAGAGACCATCGTCTCGTATGTGATCAACGGCAATCGGTATGTGAAGGAAGAGAAGCGCAGGAAGGTGGAGGAGGCGATCGCCCGGCTCAACTACCGTCCCAATTCCATGGCCCGTGCCCTTAAGGGGAAGAAATCGAACCACATTCTTTTCATCGCCGACGACATCAAGGGTGAGTACTTCGGCAAGCTTATCAGCGAAATAGACGGTCTCGCCTATAAAGAGGACTACTTTATTACATTGTGTGCCGACCATCAGGATGAGGATTTCGTCAACCGTATCTATTCCAAATTCTTTGACGGCATCGTCATCGGTTCGGCATCCTTTCCTCTGCATAATATCCAGCGGCTGATCGATGCCGGAATACCGATTGTCCTTTTGGAAATCCGCGATTACAGCTCGATTCAGGGGGTCTATGGATTGATCAACACCGGTCTGTATGAAGGTTCTCGTCGTGTCGTACGGACCTTGTACGAGAGGGGCAGGCGCAAGCTGTTGTTTCTTGACCGTGTCAGCACCTCTGGCAATTGGAGCAGCATGGATGACTGGCGCTTGAAGGGCTTTACCGACCAGTGCAATGTGTATCGGCTGGAGCCTGTGGTTGTCAGCGGTTGCCGCACCGAGGACGAATTGAGTGCCAAGGTGATCGATCTGCTTGCGTCGGGCTATGTCCCTGACGGGATTTTCGGAAGGAACGATCCGATTGCCTTGGTGGGAATGCAGGCATGTCAAAAAATGGGCTTCAATGTTCCGGATGACATCTCGGTCATCGGCTTTGACAATACGCGTTTGTGCCGATTCTCTTCTCCTACACTTAGCTCTGTTGAGATTGAGCAGAGCGAAATTGCCCGTTGGGTGATGGATATGATGATGAGCCTTATAGACAACCGCAGCTCGTTTGAAAAGCGCTTGGAAGTCTATCTGGATACGAAACTGGTTATGCGCGAGAGCGTATAA
- a CDS encoding ABC transporter substrate-binding protein, which produces MKKVVVFLLVLAMLSASVFAAGKTEAAPAGPVTLKVANYALLESGYEPFWKQVKVDFEAANPDITIEWVTAPYGEIVNQVVNMAGGGNKVDVIFGEIDWVPGLVDAGLAAPVRDILPQAFVDDFYPDVLKSFEVEGKPYGIPLYVSPYVLYYNKNLFTQAGLDPNKPPKTYDEMLSYAQKLSQLKDANGNKVYAFGQTTASVPVSGASLTAMVFNFGGQVLDAQGKLAVDNQGFKDAFTMVQKLDQLGYNPQNAKLKDLRNLFALGQLAMYYDQSWGFNGVKSINPDAVNFTASAEPLKGGNGVGASLLQAHCFILVDNGPARKAALSKFVEFVISEQTLSSYLRDLTPAYPAKKSMATMESVVNNGILKGASPAAGRVQVQSFIPRISNLNLELCSLAQAVTVGKQDVAASIEKFKNTASVKISQ; this is translated from the coding sequence ATGAAGAAAGTCGTAGTATTTCTGTTGGTGCTTGCAATGCTGTCTGCTTCTGTGTTTGCAGCAGGAAAGACTGAAGCCGCCCCCGCCGGTCCGGTGACCCTCAAGGTGGCGAACTATGCTCTGCTGGAGAGCGGGTATGAACCGTTCTGGAAGCAGGTGAAAGTGGATTTTGAGGCTGCCAACCCCGATATCACCATCGAGTGGGTGACCGCTCCCTATGGTGAGATCGTCAACCAGGTGGTGAATATGGCCGGCGGCGGCAACAAGGTCGACGTCATTTTCGGGGAGATCGACTGGGTTCCAGGACTTGTCGATGCAGGTTTGGCTGCCCCTGTCAGGGACATCCTTCCTCAAGCGTTTGTCGATGACTTCTATCCCGATGTCCTCAAGTCCTTCGAAGTGGAAGGCAAGCCGTACGGTATTCCGCTCTATGTCTCTCCGTATGTACTGTATTACAACAAGAACCTGTTCACCCAGGCGGGACTCGATCCGAACAAGCCGCCTAAGACCTATGATGAGATGCTCTCCTACGCCCAGAAGCTCTCCCAACTGAAGGATGCAAACGGCAACAAGGTCTATGCCTTTGGCCAGACCACTGCTTCGGTACCTGTTTCAGGAGCTTCCTTGACTGCAATGGTCTTCAATTTCGGCGGTCAGGTGCTCGATGCACAGGGAAAACTCGCTGTGGACAACCAAGGTTTCAAGGATGCCTTTACCATGGTGCAGAAGCTCGACCAGCTGGGGTACAATCCACAGAATGCCAAGCTGAAGGACCTGAGAAACCTCTTCGCCCTCGGACAGCTTGCCATGTATTACGACCAGAGCTGGGGTTTCAACGGTGTAAAGTCGATTAATCCTGATGCAGTCAACTTCACCGCCTCCGCCGAGCCCTTGAAGGGTGGAAACGGAGTAGGGGCGAGCCTGCTTCAAGCCCACTGTTTCATTTTGGTCGACAACGGACCCGCCAGAAAAGCTGCACTGTCGAAGTTTGTGGAGTTCGTGATCAGCGAACAGACACTCAGCTCCTACCTGCGTGACCTCACCCCCGCATATCCTGCAAAGAAGTCGATGGCGACCATGGAGAGTGTGGTGAACAACGGCATTCTCAAGGGTGCCTCCCCGGCTGCAGGCAGAGTGCAGGTGCAGTCGTTCATTCCCAGGATCAGCAATCTCAATCTTGAGCTGTGCTCCCTTGCGCAGGCTGTGACGGTCGGCAAGCAGGATGTTGCTGCTTCCATCGAGAAGTTCAAAAACACTGCGAGTGTAAAGATTTCCCAGTAA
- a CDS encoding carbohydrate ABC transporter permease, with protein MKSRTLKRTRADFLFSFLLDVPALLMTVLFIIVPIVDSVVKSFQDYGVRNIISGKPGVWNDFANYLYLAKTDAFTMASIHTFSFVLGVVLLQFMLSLVLSLILNTEIKGARLLRSVMMTPWVVPTVISALIWMWLFQPQYGFIKYLVDLVTFGNVKDFAVLNNPQTALAGVGIAALWKQIPLMSLLLLAGLQNVPQEINEAAMIDGAGKFRRFVSVTLPYLSPVIKVSISMAIIENFKQFPLFWTMTGGGPNNATTTLAVLSYREAFVSMNLGSGAAITTLWMLMMVLVVFFYNRIFRVQDLG; from the coding sequence ATGAAAAGCAGAACCTTGAAGCGGACGAGAGCAGACTTTCTTTTCTCGTTCCTCCTCGATGTCCCGGCCCTTCTGATGACGGTGTTGTTCATCATCGTTCCCATAGTGGATTCAGTGGTCAAGAGCTTTCAGGACTATGGGGTACGCAACATCATCAGCGGAAAGCCGGGCGTCTGGAACGATTTTGCAAACTATCTGTATCTAGCGAAGACCGATGCATTCACCATGGCGAGCATCCATACCTTCAGCTTTGTGCTGGGAGTGGTGTTGTTGCAGTTTATGCTTTCGCTTGTGCTCTCCCTGATTTTAAATACCGAGATCAAGGGCGCCCGATTGCTCAGAAGCGTCATGATGACTCCTTGGGTGGTGCCCACCGTCATCTCGGCCCTTATATGGATGTGGCTTTTTCAACCCCAATACGGGTTTATCAAATACTTGGTCGATCTTGTTACCTTTGGGAACGTGAAAGACTTCGCCGTGCTCAACAATCCACAGACAGCACTTGCCGGGGTGGGTATCGCCGCCCTTTGGAAGCAGATTCCCCTCATGTCCCTGCTGTTGCTGGCAGGACTTCAGAATGTTCCTCAGGAGATCAACGAAGCGGCGATGATCGACGGGGCCGGCAAGTTCAGACGTTTTGTTTCTGTTACCTTGCCCTATCTCAGTCCGGTGATCAAGGTGAGCATCTCCATGGCGATCATCGAGAACTTCAAGCAGTTCCCGCTTTTCTGGACCATGACCGGAGGCGGTCCGAACAACGCCACCACCACGCTTGCCGTACTCAGCTACCGCGAGGCGTTTGTGTCAATGAATCTGGGATCTGGGGCAGCAATAACCACCTTGTGGATGCTCATGATGGTGTTGGTGGTATTCTTCTACAACCGGATTTTCCGTGTTCAGGATCTGGGGTGA